A single region of the Halopiger xanaduensis SH-6 genome encodes:
- the fer gene encoding ferredoxin Fer, protein MPTVEYLNYEVVDDQGWDIYDDEVFEKAADAGLDDEDYGTLDVAEGEYILEAAEAQGYDWPFSCRAGACANCAAIVVDGEIDMDMQQILSDEEVEEKNVRLTCIGSPETDEVKIVYNAKHLDYLQNRVI, encoded by the coding sequence ATGCCCACGGTAGAATACCTCAACTACGAAGTAGTGGACGACCAAGGCTGGGACATTTACGACGACGAAGTCTTCGAGAAGGCCGCCGACGCCGGCCTCGACGACGAGGACTACGGCACGCTCGACGTCGCCGAAGGCGAGTACATCCTCGAGGCCGCCGAGGCGCAGGGCTACGACTGGCCCTTCTCGTGCCGCGCCGGCGCGTGTGCGAACTGCGCCGCCATCGTCGTCGACGGCGAAATCGACATGGACATGCAGCAGATCCTCTCGGACGAGGAGGTCGAGGAGAAGAACGTCCGCCTGACCTGCATCGGTTCGCCCGAGACCGACGAGGTCAAGATCGTCTACAACGCCAAGCACCTCGACTACCTGCAGAACCGCGTCATTTAA
- a CDS encoding methyl-accepting chemotaxis protein produces the protein MTDETGGSNADPAERTLADEVGDSVTELLNISKMVSGSSEEISELADEQSETMHEIADEVSTLSATVEEIAASSNQVKEVSSSAEDLADDGCDVAEDAIDAMDNVDDANADVAEAVSRLQERIDEIDTIVDVINEIADQTNMLALNASIEAARAGESGDRFAVVANEVKSLAEESRENAEEIEGLVADIKDETDETVEQISNANEEVETGIEHVNETVDILEEIDDAVTEATQGAEEVATATDEQASSTEEVATMVDSTAENAQTVAKKISRVAAANEEQQEKIEALGERVE, from the coding sequence ATGACTGACGAAACCGGGGGCAGCAACGCCGACCCGGCCGAGCGGACGCTGGCCGACGAGGTCGGCGACTCCGTAACGGAGCTGCTGAATATCTCGAAGATGGTCTCCGGCAGTTCCGAGGAGATCAGCGAGTTGGCCGACGAGCAGTCCGAGACGATGCACGAGATCGCGGACGAGGTCTCGACCCTCTCGGCGACCGTCGAGGAGATCGCGGCCAGTTCGAACCAGGTTAAGGAAGTCAGCAGCAGCGCGGAGGACCTCGCCGACGACGGCTGCGACGTCGCTGAGGACGCCATCGACGCGATGGATAACGTCGACGACGCGAACGCGGACGTCGCCGAGGCCGTCTCCCGGCTGCAGGAGCGGATCGACGAGATCGACACGATCGTCGACGTGATCAACGAGATCGCCGACCAGACGAACATGCTGGCGCTGAACGCCTCCATCGAGGCGGCTCGCGCCGGCGAGTCCGGCGACCGGTTCGCCGTCGTCGCCAACGAGGTCAAGAGTCTCGCCGAGGAATCCCGCGAGAACGCCGAGGAGATCGAGGGCCTCGTCGCCGACATCAAGGACGAGACCGACGAAACAGTCGAGCAGATCTCCAATGCGAACGAGGAAGTCGAGACCGGCATCGAACACGTCAACGAGACGGTCGACATCCTCGAGGAGATCGACGACGCCGTCACCGAGGCGACCCAGGGGGCCGAGGAGGTGGCCACCGCGACCGACGAACAGGCGTCCTCCACCGAGGAGGTCGCGACGATGGTCGATTCGACCGCCGAGAACGCCCAGACGGTCGCCAAGAAGATCAGCCGCGTCG